Proteins encoded within one genomic window of Edaphobacter lichenicola:
- a CDS encoding GNAT family N-acetyltransferase has translation MSFESYRIRAVNAGDLVGVMRLERATPEAPHWAEAEYAAIVSSDGSAEAGVRRCLFVAEAKGNLLGFAVGKVVVSGALRLAELESVAVSASARRVGVGRALCEAVISWCRDQDATEMELEVRAGGVGAVALYQGLGFAVVGQRSGYYRDPTEDALLMQLRLAGDE, from the coding sequence ATGAGTTTCGAAAGCTATCGGATTCGAGCAGTCAATGCTGGGGATCTTGTTGGTGTGATGCGGCTGGAGAGGGCTACACCAGAGGCTCCGCATTGGGCGGAGGCGGAGTATGCGGCGATTGTGAGTTCGGATGGATCTGCTGAGGCTGGAGTGAGGCGGTGTCTGTTTGTTGCGGAGGCAAAGGGAAATTTGCTGGGGTTTGCGGTGGGGAAGGTTGTTGTTTCGGGAGCTCTGAGGTTGGCGGAGCTGGAGAGCGTGGCGGTGAGTGCGTCGGCGCGACGAGTGGGTGTGGGAAGGGCGTTGTGCGAGGCTGTCATTTCCTGGTGTAGGGACCAGGACGCGACTGAGATGGAACTCGAGGTGAGGGCTGGAGGCGTGGGGGCCGTCGCGCTTTATCAGGGGCTGGGATTTGCCGTTGTTGGACAGCGCAGTGGCTATTATCGAGATCCGACGGAGGACGCGTTGCTGATGCAGTTGAGGTTAGCGGGAGACGAG
- the tsaB gene encoding tRNA (adenosine(37)-N6)-threonylcarbamoyltransferase complex dimerization subunit type 1 TsaB, whose amino-acid sequence MIQTAGGEGSVALVDTEMAQAIVATEVLPGRSSSERLIPAVRRLMTESGWRLDGLAAVVVVYGPGSFTGVRVGVSAAKGLSEAGAVPLIAVSRLALLAASVDGGEQRVHAVLDAGRGEFYYGEYVGRRRVREVLMSAQDVMMAASGGLVVACESKVAEALAELRPKLVEEPLAGDALPFAVERVASGRFENAAALDANYLRRTDAEIFAKPAVPRAAR is encoded by the coding sequence ATGATTCAAACGGCGGGCGGAGAGGGGAGCGTTGCGCTGGTGGATACCGAGATGGCTCAGGCGATCGTCGCTACCGAGGTGTTGCCGGGCAGGAGTTCGTCGGAGCGATTGATACCGGCTGTGCGGCGTTTGATGACGGAGAGTGGTTGGCGACTGGATGGGTTGGCGGCGGTGGTGGTGGTGTATGGGCCGGGATCTTTTACTGGGGTGCGGGTGGGGGTGAGCGCGGCTAAGGGGCTGAGCGAGGCTGGTGCGGTACCTCTGATTGCGGTGTCGCGGCTGGCGCTGCTTGCTGCTTCTGTCGATGGCGGGGAGCAGAGGGTGCATGCGGTTCTGGATGCTGGTCGCGGGGAGTTTTACTACGGGGAGTATGTGGGGAGGAGACGCGTGCGGGAGGTCTTGATGAGCGCGCAGGATGTGATGATGGCGGCTTCGGGTGGTCTGGTGGTGGCCTGTGAATCAAAGGTGGCGGAGGCTTTGGCGGAGTTGCGTCCGAAGCTGGTGGAGGAGCCGTTGGCTGGGGATGCTCTGCCGTTTGCAGTGGAGCGGGTGGCGTCGGGGCGATTCGAGAATGCGGCTGCGCTCGATGCGAATTATCTGAGACGAACCGATGCTGAGATATTTGCCAAGCCTGCCGTTCCGCGAGCCGCTCGATGA